One window of Rhodothermales bacterium genomic DNA carries:
- the tuf gene encoding elongation factor Tu (EF-Tu; promotes GTP-dependent binding of aminoacyl-tRNA to the A-site of ribosomes during protein biosynthesis; when the tRNA anticodon matches the mRNA codon, GTP hydrolysis results; the inactive EF-Tu-GDP leaves the ribosome and release of GDP is promoted by elongation factor Ts; many prokaryotes have two copies of the gene encoding EF-Tu), translating to PGDNTQFKVKLIVPVAMEQGLRFAIREGGRTVGAGVVSKILD from the coding sequence CCGGGCGACAACACGCAGTTCAAGGTGAAGCTGATTGTGCCTGTTGCCATGGAGCAGGGCCTGCGCTTCGCCATCCGCGAGGGCGGCCGTACCGTCGGCGCCGGCGTTGTATCGAAAATCCTCGACTGA